One Euphorbia lathyris chromosome 1, ddEupLath1.1, whole genome shotgun sequence DNA segment encodes these proteins:
- the LOC136216046 gene encoding expansin-A23-like, whose translation MTGSETMQGACGYGDLFKQGYGLETAALSTALFNNGGICGACFEIMCVNDPQWCIPNAGTIKITATNFCPPNYSKPDGNWCNPPQQHFDLSMPMFTKIAIYRAGIIPVKYRRISCSKQGGIKFEIKGNPYWILVLLYNVGGAGDVTNVKIRGSKTNGWLQMSRNWGQNWQTGSNLVGQSLSFQVTVSDGKTLEFDNVADSNWQFGNSYDGKFNF comes from the exons ATGACTGGATCTGAAACAATGC AAGGAGCATGTGGGTATGGAGATCTGTTCAAACAAGGATATGGATTAGAAACAGCAGCCTTAAGCACAGCACTTTTCAACAATGGTGGAATTTGTGGAGCCTGTTTTGAGATAATGTGTGTAAATGATCCACAATGGTGCATACCAAATGCTGGGACTATTAAAATTACTGCCACAAATTTTTGTCCACCAAATTACTCAAAACCAGATGGGAATTGGTGCAATCCACCCCAACAACATTTTGATTTATCCATGCCTATGTTTACCAAAATTGCTATCTACAGAGCTGGAATTATACCTGTCAAATATCGCAGAATTTCGTGCTCCAAACAAGGTGGAATTAAATTTGAGATTAAGGGCAATCCTTACTGGATTCTTGTGTTATTGTACAATGTTGGAGGGGCTGGAGATGTTACTAATGTCAAAATTAGAGGTTCAAAAACTAATGGATGGCTTCAAATGTCCAGAAATTGGGGCCAAAATTGGCAGACTGGAAGTAATTTGGTAGGCCAAAGTTTGTCTTTCCAAGTGACTGTTAGTGATGGGAAAACATTGGAGTTTGATAATGTTGCTGATTCTAATTGGCAATTTGGAAATTCTTATGATggaaaattcaatttttag